Proteins encoded in a region of the Anopheles ziemanni chromosome 2, idAnoZiCoDA_A2_x.2, whole genome shotgun sequence genome:
- the LOC131281655 gene encoding uncharacterized protein LOC131281655, producing the protein MELAGRTKYDPSGQCWYGERLPPVLNPAAGLGRIILDALARSPDKVIQINADTGRRTTCAEMRLRIIRVALHLRRLGFRKGEFVSLACANGEQVVPVFIGCLVLGLAVNPLAPVFNREDFAHMMRQTQSRLVFCDEANRAVVEQAVKDAITAKDVRLFDTGTGVTSVEKLLQPIEGEKDFRAEYLGDATKLLALVLCSSGTTGLPKGVCLSQAHFVDEMVFSTDVSDGPIFSFSSLFWATGLFGVTTSLLHSRPRVFTSNPFTPELLLQVIEKYRVETVFTPPSYVSILLAHPRLAKADLSSVRSWQLGGSMVAEELLLQMQPHLPNAHMRSIYGSSEIGFITRCMIPVSVPTSVGSLGVNVECRLVDESGKIVGPGVHGEILVRHRFMFLGYLNNPEATKNALTEDGFFRTGDIGYMDAEGNLFVIDRIKDIIKYTNYQISPSDLEGIIQKIDGVKQVCVIGVPLPDRSSDLATAVVERVPGSSIREEDIVRIVDGQVADFKRLRGGVRFVDSFPMTPSGKILRRAVKQMFNETT; encoded by the exons ATGGAGTTAGCCGGAAGGACGAAGTACGATCCTAGCGGACAATGCTGGTACGGTGAACGACTTCCACCGGTGTTGAACCCGGCTGCTGGTTTGGGTAGGATTATTCTGGATGCGTTGGCTCGTTCCCCCGACAAGGTCATACAGATCAATGCGGACACCGGTCGGAGGACAACCTGTGCCGAGATGCGACTTCGCATAATACGCGTAGCGCTTCACTTGCGTCGGCTTGGCTTCCGGAAGGGGGAGTTTGTGAGTTTGGCCTGCGCCAACGGGGAGCAGGTGGTACCGGTGTTCATCGGTTGCTTGGTGCTGGGATTAGCAGTGAACCCGTTGGCACCGGTTTTCAACCGGGAAGACTTTGCGCACATGATGAGGCAAACGCAATCGAGGCTAGTGTTTTGTGACGAAGCGAACCGTGCGGTGGTGGAGCAAGCGGTGAAGGATGCCATAACGGCCAAGGATGTGCGGTTGTTCGATACGGGCACAGGAGTGACATCGGTGGAGAAGCTACTGCAACCGATCGAGGGAGAGAAAGACTTCCGGGCGGAATATTTAGGTGACGCTACGAAGCTTCTTGCGCTGGTTCTCTGTTCCTCAGGGACGACTGGCCTTCCTAAGGGTGTCTGTTTGTCGCAAGCACATTTTGTCGACGAGATGGTTTTCTCCAC GGATGTTTCCGATGGACCGATTTTCAGCTTCAGTTCCCTTTTCTGGGCGACCGGACTGTTCGGAGTGACAACATCTCTACTGCACAGTCGACCCCGTGTGTTCACGAGCAACCCCTTTACCCCGGAACTGCTGCTGCAAGTGATCGAAAAGTATCGCGTCGAGACCGTTTTCACACCGCCATCGTACGTGTCGATACTGCTGGCACATCCTCGATTGGCCAAGGCGGATTTGAGCAGCGTACGATCGTGGCAGCTCGGTGGATCGATGGTTGCAGAAGAGTTGCTGCTGCAGATGCAACCCCATCTTCCAAATGCGCATATGCGCTCCATCTATGGCAGCTCAGAGATTGGTTTTATCACACGCTGCATGATACCCGTAAGCGTCCCGACTTCTGTTGGTTCCTTGGGAGTGAACGTAGAGTGCCGATTGGTGGACGAATCAGGAAAGATTGTTGGTCCGGGTGTTCACGGGGAGATACTGGTGCGCcatcggtttatgtttttg GGATATTTGAACAACCCGGAGGCGACTAAGAATGCCCTTACTGAGGATGGCTTTTTCCGCACGGGCGACATCGGGTACATGGACGCCGAGGGTAACTTGTTCGTGATCGATCGCATCAAGGATATCATCAAGTACACCAACTACCAAATTTCGCCGTCTGATTTGGAAGGAATAATTCAGAAAATCGATGGTGTGAAGCAAGTTTGCGTGATCGGCGTTCCTTTGCCGGATCGTTCTTCAGATTTAGCAACGGCTGTTGTCGAACGAGTACCAGGCTCCAGTATCCGTGAGGAGGACATTGTACGGATCGTCGATGGACAGGTCGCCGACTTTAAACGGCTACGAGGCGGTGTACGATTCGTCGACAGCTTCCCAATGACTCCTTCGGGGAAGATTCTACGACGTGCCGTTAAGCAGATGTTCAATGAAACGACATAA